From a region of the Schistocerca nitens isolate TAMUIC-IGC-003100 chromosome 8, iqSchNite1.1, whole genome shotgun sequence genome:
- the LOC126198425 gene encoding histone-lysine N-methyltransferase SUV39H1-like isoform X1, which yields MYHRRKRSRQRSLSPAFSFCGAASSTYDASPSLGVGIKATKCGTLQELSTRKFPFTDAAVADVTCTLPSCQESVKNENKRTPPLKNSNGDTSFTLGENECVSSRSWKKSVVRKRCHSLSCVHENMTLVPQEIDIMEDMCQKQGAVCSFKKEHLLNCFTHSALLAHHDIPQFSLTTGSDDKLITRWDVFSDFPPDNETVLTKDHGDIATPRKTQSAINNVTPRKPNTRKSFKAELGSHDEVDHVQETAQVPLGSSRKRKSQRNSFVNNTVNSVDKDQIKSRRNYSKKKKKVVNLEVDASGVLKKKYEVEKVIDHCTSKNKRYYYVKWKGWSHCYNTWEPEEHLKTCESVIKTYIQFLRERICSGNVFSTQEGKDLQEKLVTITKYELEKLMKLYVKVSGISYTVCSEEEVVHKMKMVFRPSKEKKAEKNILKVKNDILVRTYDIYRMVQLDALQTWEKELNDKATEKAKIFVENDVDLEGPPSNFTYINDYIPGKGVVIPDDPPIGCTCGPKCGRHSKECCGQQSGSIFAYSHKHLLVADVGVPIYECNKRCKCTQDCPNRVVQKGRKIDLSIFRTSTGCGWGVKTLQHIRKGSFICEYVGEVIETKEAEKRGKIYDAEGRTYLFDLDFNVDACPYTVDAAAYGNVSHFINHSCDPNVAVYAVWVNCLDPNLPKLALFAKNDIKVGDELTFDYMHNNLSIQGDANSTANRVGSSPRSRLLLPNADDSTDLTSYKTPCKCGAKQCKRYLF from the coding sequence ATGTATCACAGAAGAAAAAGGAGCAGGCAACGAAGCCTATCTCCTGCATTTTCTTTTTGTGGAGCTGCATCTTCCACATATGATGCTTCTCCATCCCTGGGAGTTGGTATAAAGGCTACAAAATGTGGTACGTTGCAAGAGTTATCAACAAGAAAGTTTCCTTTCACCGATGCTGCAGTAGCCGATGTCACGTGCACCTTACCAAGCTGTCAAGAAAGTGTTAAGAATGAAAACAAGCGAACTCCACCCTTAAAAAACTCTAATGGAGATACTTCATTCACCTTGGGCGAGAATGAATGTGTGTCATCCAGATCCTGGAAGAAGTCTGTGGTTAGGAAACGGTGTCATTCTTTAAGTTGCGTACATGAAAACATGACTCTAGTGCCTCAAGAGATAGACATAATGGAAGACATGTGTCAAAAACAAGGTGCAGTGTGTAGCTTTAAGAAAGAACATTTGTTGAATTGCTTCACTCATAGTGCTCTTTTAGCACACCATGATATACCTCAGTTTTCTTTGACAACTGGTTCAGATGATAAATTGATTACAAGGTGGGATGTGTTTTCTGATTTTCCGCCTGACAATGAAACAGTACTTACTAAAGACCATGGTGATATTGCCACACCTAGAAAAACTCAGAGTGCAATAAATAATGTTACTCCTAGAAAGCCAAACACACGAAAGTCTTTTAAAGCTGAATTGGGTTCACATGATGAAGTTGACCATGTGCAGGAAACTGCTCAGGTACCTTTAGGGTCATCCAGAAAGAGAAAATCACAAAGAAACTCTTTTGTTAACAACACTGTTAATTCAGTAGACAAGGATCAGATAAAGTCTCGTAGAAATtattcaaagaaaaagaaaaaagttgttaaTTTAGAAGTTGATGCTTCAGGTGTACTGAAAAAGAAATATGAAGTGGAAAAAGTAATTGACCATTGTACGAGCAAAAATAAACGTTATTATTATGTCAAATGGAAAGGTTGGAGTCATTGTTATAACACATGGGAACCAGAAGAGCACTTAAAAACTTGTGAATCTGTTATTAAAACTTATATTCAGTTTTTAAGGGAGAGAATTTGCTCAGGGAATGTATTTTCAACTCAAGAAGGTAAAGATTTGCAAGAAAAACTTGTTACTATAACAAAGTACGAACTTGAGAAATTGATGAAGTTATATGTGAAAGTCAGTGGTATATCTTACACAGTTTGTAGTGAGGAGGAAGTTGTTCATAAGATGAAGATGGTATTCAGGCCATCAAAAGAAAAAAAggcagagaaaaatattttaaaagtaaaaaatgACATTCTTGTTCGTACATATGACATTTACCGAATGGTTCAGCTTGATGCACTGCAAACATGGGAGAAAGAGCTTAATGATAAAGCTACGGAAAAGGCTAAAATATTTGTTGAGAATGATGTTGATCTAGAAGGACCCCCTTCAAATTTTACATATATTAATGATTACATACCTGGTAAAGGTGTTGTTATACCAGATGACCCACCAATTGGTTGCACATGTGGTCCTAAGTGTGGTAGACATTCAAAAGAATGTTGTGGTCAGCAGTCTGGAAGCATTTTTGCTTATTCGCATAAACATTTATTGGTTGCAGATGTTGGGGTACCCATATATGAATGCAATAAGCGATGTAAGTGCACCCAAGATTGTCCTAATCGTGTTGTTCAGAAAGGACGAAAAATAGACTTGAGTATTTTTCGAACCTCAACAGGCTGTGGCTGGGGTGTAAAAACATTACAGCATATAAGGAAAGGTTCCTTTATTTGTGAATATGTTGGGGAAGTAATAGAAACTAAAGAGGCTGAAAAAAGAGGCAAAATATATGATGCAGAGGGCAGGACATACTTGTTTGATTTAGATTTCAATGTTGATGCTTGTCCATATACTGTTGATGCAGCTGCATATGGGAATGTCTCACATTTTATTAATCATTCATGTGACCCAAATGTGGCTGTTTATGCTGTATGGGTAAACTGTTTGGACCCAAATCTCCCCAAGTTAGCTTTATTTGCAAAAAATGATATAAAAGTTGGAGATGAGTTGACATTTGACTACATGCATAATAATTTGAGCATCCAGGGCGATGCAAACAGTACAGCTAACAGAGTGGGGTCTTCTCCACGATCACGTCTTCTGTTGCCAAATGCAGATGATTCCACAGATCTAACATCTTACAAAACACCATGTAAGTGTGGTGCTAAGCAATGTAAGAGATACCTTTTCTGA